The sequence below is a genomic window from Rudanella lutea DSM 19387.
GACTTTTTACAAGTTCGATTAGATCGGTTTGTCGGTTGATGGATAAATAGATAAACGCACTAACCCGCTCGCTGTTACGTTTCCTTGGCATGTCGTCGTTGTTCTTCTGGAAAGAGTGGAGCCGTACCTACCGGCTTCCGTACCTCAATAGCTTATTTTTTCTCTCTCTTAGCCTTATTTTGTTCGGCGTGGCCTGGTATCGGGGTGTGGCCAACGTGGTACAGTGGGATGTCCTGAGCGAACTGATCGACCTCCCCACCACCATCCGTACCCTGACCGATGGCTTGTTTGACTATAATGTACCGGGAAAAGCCTATGCCGTGTCGGAGCAGTTTGTGGCCTCGGTGATGCAGGTCCACCCCTGGATGGCGACTACCCTGCTGGGGGCCTTGCTGATCGGTTTTGCGGGCGTACTCAGTGCTGCTACCCGCCTGAGCCGTGTTCCGTTTCTGGCCATTATGACGGCCTTCATTCTGGTACTGGCCGTGTGCCGATTCGAGACGCTCGAAATCCCGGGGCTGGATGGGCAATATGTATTTGGTATTCTGGCGTTTGTGTTGGGCTCGGTAGCCTACTACTTCCACGCGTTCCGGACCGATATTCCGATGCCCGCTCGGTTTGGGGTGTTTGGCCTGTTGCTGATCGGCCTGTTTTTCGGATTGGGTGCTCTTTCGCCCGTACCCCACCCGGCCCTCACGGCGGTGAGTTATGGTATGCCCGCGTTCATGCTTGTGAGCGTAGGGTTTATTCTGTTTATCGCCTTCGAAATAATTGCGGGACTGGTCTGGGTAACGTCGGCCAATCTGGCGCCTGCCGTTGGTAACCCTGAGACCCGGCGGACATTTGGCTTGCGCAATTTTGTCCTGCTCACGAGCCTTTATTTAGTCAACCTGTTGTTGGTGTGGCTCCAAAATACCAAAACCCTGGAGCTGGGCTGGCTCACGGTGAGTCCGTTTCTGATTTACGTGACCTCGCTGCTGCTGGGGGTCTGGGGCTACCGGCGGCAGGTCGAACAACAGGAAGATGTGCCGTTTGCCGAGTCGGGCGCGTTTTTGTACGCGGGGCTGGGGCTTATCGCTACGTCGACCATTGCGTATGCCTTCGCCACCGCCAACGACCCGGTCGTTGAGATGTTCGAAGACGCCATCGTGTACAGTCATTTGGCTATGGGAACGGCGTTTGTGCTGTATGTGCTGTACAATTTCCGACAGCTGTTTGCCAAAGGACTGGCCGTGCACCGGGTGTTGTACAAACCCAAACAAGCGGGCCTGACCGTGTTTCGGCTGGGTGGACTGGTGGTGTTTGGAGCGTTGCTGGGCGGGGCGAATCTGTTTCCGGTTCGGCAGGCGATCACGGGATACTACAACGGGCTGGGCGACTTATACGCGGCTTCGGGGCAGTTGACCTCGGCACAGGCGTTTTACCAGCTGGGGGTTGAGCAAGAGTTTCAGAACCACAAATCGAACTACGCTCTGGCTTCGCTGGCCCTGCGTAACAACGAACCTGGCAAAGCCGCGTTTTTCTTCAATCAGGCGTTGCTCAAACAGCCCAGTCCGCAGGCGTTTGCCGCTCTAAGCAGCACCTATCAGCAAACAAACCTGTTTTTTGAAGCTATCAAAGCCTTACAACGCGGGCTGGGTCAGTTTCCGAAAAGTGGGGAGTTGCAGAATAACCTGGGCTACCTCTACAGCCGCACCAGCATTGCCGACTCAGCGTATTACTACTTTCAGACGGCGGTAGCCAACACCAGTCGCAACGAAGTGCCCGAGGCCAATCTGCTGGGCCTCTACGCCCGCAACCCGCAGGTGCTGGCAACCGACTCAACGCTGGCTCGGCAAACCGACCGGTATACATACGAATCGTACGAAGCCAATGCACTGGCCATCAAGCTGGTGGCCCGTCGCGACACGGCCGGGCTAGCCCCGCCAACCTGGTTGGCCGACGAGCCGCCCGTAGCCGACAGCCTGTTGCTGACCGAAGGCCCCGCCGGGCTTAGCGTAGGCCGATTTGCCAGTTTGTACAACTACGCGCTCGCGTCGGCCCGGCCCGACTCCCTCCTGCTCCAAACCCTGCAACAACGTGGTCGTCAGGTATCCAACCAGGACTTTGCCGACGATCTGCTGCTGGCGCAGGCCATGGTAGCTTACCGAAGCGGGCGGCCCGCCGATACGTTTACGCTGTTGAGTCAGCTGGCCGATGGGAGCCCCCGCACGGCCGAAGGTTACCGCACAGCGCTGGGGCTGTTGCTGATGGACAGCGGCCTGTACCCTAAAGCAAACCAGATGCTGGAGTTGAATACCGACACCCTTTCGATGTACTACCGGGCGCTGACGCTCACCAAAATGGGTGATCTCGTAGCGGCCCAATCGCTTTGGGAAACGGCCGGCCGCAACGATGCCGGGGTTGCCGGGCTAAAGCAGATTCTGTATCAGGAGCGGCCACCGGTGTCGGACCTCGAAAAAGCGTTTTACGTCAGCTACCGCACCGACGACCCCAACCGGGGCCGCTATTGGGAAACCATTCGGAATACCGACCTCAAAACGGTATCGGGAGCAACATTGATTGAAGAATATCTGGCTACGCGTCAGCCATTTTACGCCCAGATGATTCTGAGCCAGATGGGAAAACCGGAGCAACTGAGTCCGTTTGCGCTCTCGCTCGAAAACCTGAGTGCTTTGCGCATCACGGTGTTTCGCAACAAGCTACCCGCTGCCGACTCGATGAGTCGCGGATTTTTTGCCCTACCCCATCAGGCCGAGCGGCAGTTTTTGCTGGGTACCGTGCTGGCGCGTAACCAGAAAACGACGGAAGCTGATCGGGCCTTTGCCGAGGCTCTTAGGCTGGCCCCGCTCGATGCCCAAATCGCGACGGGGGCGGCCCGGTTCTGGCAGCAACAAAAGCAAACCGGCCGGGCGTACCGGGCGGTGGTGGGCGTATTGGATTACAACGCCCGCGAGCCCGAACTCTGGAAAACGTACATCAGTTTGTGCCTCGATCAGCGCCTGACCGACTATGCCGAAGATGCCCTGCCGCAGTTGCAAGGCGCTACCTCTCCTGCCGATTATCAGGCTTTTCTGGCAGACTATCAGCAAAAACTGACGTCAATCGAAAAGCAGCGTCAGGCGTTTTAAGAAAAATGTAGTTTTGGTGACGCAAACCGTACCGACCGCAAGCTACCGTTTGCCGTTTGGCTACCCGACAATCTGTAAACACAAACCGGCATCTTAATCCCCCGACTGCATTCCGAATGAATATCATCGAAACCCGCAATATTGCCAAGCGTTACGTGATGGGCTCAGAGGTCATCGAAGCCCTCAAATCGGTCACGATTGATGTGAAAAAAGGTGAGTACGTAGCCTTCATGGGACCGTCGGGCTCCGGCAAATCCACCCTGATGAATATTGTGGGTTGCTTAGATACCCCAACCTCAGGCTCGTATGTGCTCAACGGGAAAGATGTGAGCAATATGAGCGAGAACGAGTTGGCCGAGGTGCGGAATCAGGAAATCGGGTTTGTGTTCCAGACGTTCAACCTCTTGCCCCGCCAAACCTCGCTCGAAAACGTGGCTCTACCGCTTATTTACGCGGGTTATACCAAGTCGCAGCGAATCGAAAAGGCGATGCTGGCTTTGAAAAACGTAGGCCTCGAAAACCGGGCGGGGCACCGACCCAATGAACTCTCGGGCGGGCAGCGGCAACGGGTTGCTGTGGCGCGGGCACTGGTCAACGACCCCAGTATTTTGCTGGCCGACGAACCAACGGGTAACCTCGACACCAAAACGTCGTACGAGATCATGGACTTGTTCGATCAGATTCACAGCAAGGGCAATACCGTAATCATGGTAACGCACGAAGAAGACATTGCTGAATACGCCCACCGGATTGTGCGGCTCCGCGATGGTCTAGTCGAAAGCGATCGTGCCAACGAACATGTCCGTAAGGCCCGTTCGTTTATGGGAGCCTGACCCGGCGCGCCGGTTTTGGTGCAAGACCCAGCAGCCTAAAATCTGTGTGGCTAATCTGTACGTAGATAATTCAGTACTGAACAAATGTCCAGTACTGCACGTGGATCACACAAAAGGGTAGGCCGAATGGTTACCCAAAAGCCCGGCCCGGCCGCTGCTGACAAACTATGCATCGCCAAACAATAGCAAAATCGATTCGTACCGGCCTCGGCATTTCGGCCCGTAGCCTTTCGACCCTACTGCGGCTTTGCGCCGTATGGGTTCTCTTTTCGTATACTACTATGGAACCTTCGGCCCCTCATACCTTCTCGATACTGTCGCTCGGCGACTCGTACACCATTGGCGAGAGTGTTGCCCCAAAAGACCGCTGGAGCGTGCAGTTGGCCGGGATGCTCCGTAATCAGGGCGTTGATGTGGCCGATCCCGACATTATTGCCCGCACGGGCTGGACAACCGATGAACTTCAGGCCGCTATCCGGGCATCGGGTAATACCAAAACATACGATTACGTGTCCCTGCTGATCGGAGTAAACAATCAGTATCGGGGGCAGAGTCTGGAAAAGTATCGGACGGAGTTTCGGCAACTACTCCAAACCGCCATGACGTTTGCCAAGGGGAATCCGGGACGTGTGTTTGTCTTGTCGATTCCTGACTGGGGCCGCTCGGCTTTCGCCCGGGGCCGCGACCGGGAGCAGATCGCCCGAGAAATTGACGCGTTCAATGCTGTGGCCAAAGACGAGTGTAGCAAAGTCGGGATCGTATTTATCGACATCACGCCCGTTTCGCGCGCGGCCGAGGGCGACGCGAGTCAGTTTGCCGATGATGGCCTGCATTATTCCGGCAAGCACATGAAAGGGTGGGCCGAACTGGCATTGCCCGTTGTGAAGAGCCTGAAATAGAGTTTTTAGTTTTTGGTTTTTGGCGGCCGGCGCTCCGGTTTCGGGTTCAGCCGGTAACCGGAACAACAAACCGGAACGCCGGCCGCCAAAAACCAAAAACGATAAACAATAAACTATTCTTCACTGCCGAATAAGCCGATAAACCGGATAACTCAGCGCAACAAAAAGCAGGGCGTACATGCTGCCGGTAGGGTCGCCGAAGACCGCCCCCACCAGAAACAGAATCGAAACCACGAGCAGAGTCCAGGTGCTGAAGGGGTAGCCCCACGCTTTAACCGGCCGAGACAGCTCAGGCTCGGTTTTTCGCAGGCGAATGAGCGACGCAAACCCGGCCGCGTAACACGTCACGAAGAAAAACGTGGCAATGTCCGACAGCTTGGCGTAGGTATTGGTCAGAATCATCAGCACCGACATTGCGGCCGTCAGAATCATCGCCAAACCCGGTGTACCGCCCGCATTGACCGACACAAAGGACTTGAAAAACAGGCCGTCGCGTGCCATTGCAAAAATGACCCGTGGGTTAAACATGATCTGGGCGTTGATAATCCCCATGATCGAAATCATCAGCAAAAACGTCACAACCTGCGCACTACCCGGCCCGAACAACAGTTGAATAGCATCGGCTGCGGGCAGTTTCGAGTTGGCTAATTGCTCCATCGGGAGTACGTGCAACAGGGCGAGATTGACCAGCAAATAGATACCGATAATGAGCAACACCCCGCTGATCATAGACCGGGGCAGGTTTTGGTTAGGGTTTACGTCTTCTTCGGCAAAATACGCAGCCGTATGCCAGCCGTCGTACGTGTAAAAAACGGCTTGTAGGGCCGCGAGTAACCCTACCCAAACGCCTTGTTGCGCCAGCGGTTGCACGGTTACTGGCCCGGCGACGCCGGCACTCTCGGGCGTGAAGGCAAAGCAGGCTACCACAAACAAGAGCAGGCCAACTGCCTTGAAAAAGCTCATAATCTCCTGCGCCCGGCTGGCCACGCCCACGCCAATCCAGTGAAAGCCGACAAACAATGCGAGAATCCCGATGGCTACCGGCTTGAGCGAACCCGCCAGGCTCGGCACCAGCAGGCCGATGTACTCGCTCATGACTGAAGCCCCAAACGCCATCGCCGAAATACTCCCCAACCAACTGCTAATGCCAATCACAAACCCAACATAATCGCCAAAGGCCCGGCGGGCATACACATACCAGGCCCCGGCTTTGGGCAGCATAGTGCCCAGCTCGATGACCGATAGCGACCCCACCAGCGCGTACACGCCAACGAGTAGCCAAACGGCAATAATGAGCGTTGGGTCGCCTAGTTGCTGTGCAATGGGGCCGGGTTTGCGTAAAATACCGGTGCCAATGGTGCCGCCGATGGTCACGGCGATACCGAAGCCAACACCCAGCAGTTTAAGAAGAGAAGTCCGTTTGGTCATGAAAAGGGCAGGAGGTAAAGGTTTCTGGTTTGTAGTTTTTGGTTTTTAGTCCGTTGACTTTGAGTTTTTTAGGGCGTTTAGGGGGCAGTTCAGTACTGGACATTAGATGTTGGACATTAGACGTTAGACCTGCCTACAGAATGGTAGTAGGTCTAATGTCTAATGTCTGAAGTCCGAGTGTCCAGTACTGAAGCTAAAAACCATAAACCACAAACTAATTAAGGCTTGAGCACCACTTTCATCAGCCCTTTTTCGTGGCTGTAGAGTCGGTCGAACCAGGCCGCGCCCTCGCTCAGGGGAACTTCGGCGCTCAGAATAGCCCCCACATCAATCTTACCCGATGAGATAAGGGCCAGCGAGGCTTCGTATTCACCGTTGATGGCGCACGAACCCTGTAAGCGCAACTGTTCGGTTACAATTTTCTGCATCGGAATCTCAACCGTTGGGGTCAGGTTGCCTACCAGCGTAATGGTAGCCCCTTTCCGAACACAGGCAATGGCGGTGTTGATGGTGGCATTGGCCCCGACCACCTCAAAGGCCACGTCGGCCCCGCGCCCGTGTGTGAGTTGTTTTACCCTGGCGGCCAGGTCGGTTTCGGTACGGGCGTTGAACGTATGGGTAGCCCCAAGCTTGAGCGCCAGCGCCAGCCGGTCGTCGTCGAGGTCAATAGCGATGATGGGCGCTGCACCGGCCAGTTTGAGGGCCTGAATCACAAATAAACCAATCATACCCGCACCTACCACCACGGCAGAGTCGTTCAGTTGCAAAGGCGTAAGGCTGAGCGCGTGCAGGGCTACCGCCACCGGTTCTACCATGGCTGCCTGCGTAAACGTGACGTTGTCGGGAATGCGGTACATGATGTGTTGCGGCACCGTCACGAACTCGGCGAAGGCTCCATGCCGCCGGAAGTTCGGCGTTGATACGCCCACTACTTCGCGGTCGTCGCTGAGGTTGTACATACCCCGTCGGCTGTACCAGTCATCCAGCTTGTACACCGTTGAGTCGAACGTAACCCGGTCGCCCACGGCCCATTCGTGGACATCAGGGCCCAGTTCAGCAATAATGCCCGAAGCTTCATGCCCCATGATAATCGGGGGCATGCGCCGGCCGCTGCTGCCGTCCATCCCATGCACGTCGGAGCCGCAGATACCCACGGCCTGTACCCGAATCAACACCTCGCCCGGTCCGGGTTTGGGTACGGGCATTTCCTGATAATCGAGTTGCTTGTATTGGTTTAAAACGAGTGCTTTCATGGCTAAGGGGGAAAAGTGAAAGAGCGAAAGAGCGTTTCACTCTTTCACTCTTTCGCTCATTGGTTTCTGGTATATAAAAATGAATGCTTCTTTCGGGACTTGCCCAAACTCACCGGCGGTCAGGTGCGGATTTATTTCGTAGGTCACTACCTCGTCCATCTCATTGGGGTTTTCGCCGAACAACTCGCGCGCCAGGGCCGGGGTGTACTGCTTTTTTACCCAGATGAGCCGCTGCTCAGGCGTTTTACCCCAGGCTTTATGGTCGCCCAGCACAAGCTGAATCTTGTGCCAGTCGCCGTAAAAATACTCCTGCAACAACGGGATAATAGTATCCCGGAACACAATCGCTAGGGTATCGAGCGAGTCGACACCCATCAGGTACGCATGACCAATCTGATGGTCGCGGTCGTAAAGGTATTCGATGCGCTCGTTGAGGGTTCGCAGCAGGGCCGCCAAATCGACTCCGTCGACCGTACCCAGCAGGGCAGGGTTGGGCAACACCTCCCGGAAGCTAAACCGTCGGCGTAAGGCTAGGTCGAGTAGGGCAATAGAGCGGTCGGCGGTGTTCATCGACCCCACAATGTACAGGTTGGCAGGCACCCCAAAGCGCTCCTGCGAGTAGGGCAGGGTGAGCCAGAGTTCCTGTTCATGCCCAAGTCGTTTGCCCTCTTCCAGCAGGGTAATCAGCTCGCCCAGTACCCCGGCAATATTGGCCCGGTTTATCTCGTCGATGAGCAACACGTGCGGAGGTGCCTCCCGGAATCGCCGTTGCCGGTTGGCGGGGGTATCGTTCAGGCAGTCGGCCATGGTTGCGTAGCCCGCCAGTTGCAGAGCGGTGAGGCAGGCCCGGTGAAAAATACCTTTACGGACTCGGTAGGCTACCTGTCCCTGAAGCGTTTCGGGCCGAATCCCCTCCACAAACTCTTCGTAGCTGTACGAGGCATGAAACGTAACAAAATCGGCCCGTTGCCGGGTGGCGGTGGCGGTATGCAGCCAGTTGTGCTGTAACGAAAAGGTTTTCCCCGTACCCGGTGGGCCGTACAGAATAAGGTTACGCGGCTGATTGAGGGGCTGAACGGGCTCGGTCGGCTCCTCGGTTCCGTAGCCGACGGTGGTTTCTTCAACCCGATTGTCGAGTTCGGGCAGGCCGGCCAGTTGCCGGATCGCGTTGAACTGCTCGGGCGTCAGCTCCCAATTGGTCATGCCCTGCGGATTTTCAAAAATCCGCAACGGAGCCAGCAGCGGATGCTCACGTAACTGCGCCCGGCCAACGGGGTTGTCGAGCAGTTTTTCGTCGAACAGATACTCAACGGCCAGTCGCTCACCCGTAAACCGGTCGGGCGAGCGTACGTACGCCGATGGCGACTCGGCCGCGCGAACCGTTGGGTCAGACGTGACGGTGCCAAACGCGTAGATACCGCTCTGCGCCCCCGATACCAGCACAGCAAACCGGTCGCCCGAGCGCATCAGGGCTTTGTTGACCTGACTCACCCGAAACGTGCCGCCCAGCTCGCCTGCTATTTCAGCGGCCATATCGTAATATTTGGGGTACGCATGAAACACCCAATACCGAACGGGACCGGCGTTTTGCCCGTACCGAAACGTTTGGTTCAGCAGGCTTTCCCGAACGGCATCGTCCTCGGCCATGTCGTACAGGGCCGGGTTGTGCACGGCTTTGTGCGGCCCCCGGCGGGCGGTTTCGGTTAGTTCGACGAGGCAGTCCTGCCAGCAACGTTGCAGGGCAATATTTTGCAGGAGATGCCCGTCCGACTCACCCAGCACGGCATAGGCATACGGCGAATTGTCGGAAAGCGGGATAAACGAAACCTCTTCAGCTTCGATCCGGTCCTGACATTCTCGTTTAATAAGCAGCCGAAACTCAGCCTCGCTGTTGCGGGCGCGCAGCAGGCGCAGAGCCGGAAAAAAATTGATGTTGGCCGTCAGGTCATTGTCGCGCCCAACCACAAACGCGAGCCGGGCATCGCCATTGGGCAGGTTGACCACATCGATCAGTTCTTTCAACAGGCCGAAAAACCGTCGGATAGCTTCGGGCTGCCCAATGGCCCGCATGCGGTCGGTCAGAAGTTGCTGGTGGTCTTCGGCAATCATGCAAGGAGTAGACTCAGGATGGCTAAAATACGACTTTTTCGCCGGAATCTATTGATTGCACCCGCCGAAGGCTGTAGATTTAGGCTGATAAAACCAACGCCGGTTTGTCGGTCAGCCCCTTCGTTTAAGGGCTTTTCTGCACAGGTCGGCCAACTACCCGAACTGCTCGTTGTGATGACCTGCCGCCTTTCTCTACTAACGATTTTTTGCCTTTTGCTGTGGGTTGGATGTACAGACAAGCCCAACCCGGCACCGGTTAGGTGCGCTGTAGTGAGTGTGGCCGATCAGCTCGACGCGGGTGGCCGCCTGACCGATCAGATGCTGCGGTCGTTTACCTACACGGCTGGGCAACTTACTCAACTCGCCGAACGCAATACCGACCGCCAACTGGCTCTGACGGTTGAATACGGGGCCAACGGGCAGTTGCTGCGGGCATCGACGGGTAGTTTTACGATTGCGTTTGATTACACGTCGGGGCAGGCGTTTCCCAGTCGCGCTACGTCTATTCAGGGAGGGAATCCGCAGGCGGTTTATGACCTGGCCTACTCGGCCAATAACAAACTGGCGCGGGTGTTTGAAAATCGGCAGGTGTTGGCCCCCAACTCGCTTGTACGCTCGCGGGAGTACCTGTTTACCTACGATGATAACGGTAATATGATCACCGAAAAACTGAAATCAACGCTGAACGATAGATCAACCGTTGAGCAGGAAACCGATTTTACTTATGGCACTGGTATGGGGCCCATGGCCAACTTTTCCCAGCCCGTGCTGCTCACGGTGGCTTCGCTGAGCCAATACGTCGAAACCATGCCAGGGCAATTCTGGCAGCAGCGGATCTTGAAAGAGTACAAGACTTACAATGCCCGAAACGGCGTGCGGAGTGCCGTGCGCGAAACCGCCACGTTTACGCCCGCCCTCGACGGTGATAACCGCCTGATTGGGCAGGAGCAAAATACGGTAAGCACGACCAGCAGTGGTCAGACGTTTACGCGTCGAAACAAACTGACCTTCGCGTATCAATGTCAGTAGGCAGATTTAAGCCAGGGCATCGTACAAAATCTCGGCGGGGTGTTGTGCTTTACGGCCCGTTCCGTCTTTGATCTGATGGCGGCACGATGTTCCCGGTGCGGCAATGAGCACATCGTCGGCTGAGGCCCGAACCGCCGGAAAAAGCACCAACTCTCCAATCTGCATCGATAGCTCGAAATGCTCGGCTTCGTAACCAAACGACCCCGCCATACCGCAACAGCCCGATGGAATCAGTTGCGTACTGTAGTTTTTGGGCAGCGACAGAATTTTACGGACCGGCACCAGACTCGATAGGGCTTTTTGGTGACAGTGGCCGTGAATCTTCACCATTCGGGTATCGGTTCGGAACTGCTCAGGGCGCACCCGTTTGGCGTCGGCTTCGCGGGCCAGCCACTCCTCAAACAGATATGTGTGTTGGGCAATCCGTTGGGCGTCGGCTTTCAGTTCAGACGGTACCAGGTCGGGGTATTCGTCGCGGAAGGTCAGAATAGCCGACGGTTCGAGGCCCACAAGGGGCGTTTGCTCCGAAACCGAGTCGCGCAACAGAGTCACATTCCGAATGGCAAGTTTACGGGCGTCGTCGACTAAGCCTTTGGACAGATACGTTCGGCCACTTTCGGCCGTTTTGGGTATCTGCACGGTGTAGCCCAACCGTTCGAGTAGCTTCACGGCTTTCTGCCCAACTTCCACATCGTTGAAATCGGTAAACTCGTCAATATAGAGCAGGATAGAAGGGTTACCGGCGTCCGTTTTCTGGCGCTCGCTTTGGCTCCACTTCTTTACGGTTTGGCCCGCCAGCCGGGGCATGGTACGGTCGGGGTGGAAACCCACGAGCCGGTTAGCGAGTCGGCGGAGGGCGGGTCTGTCGTAAATGGCATTGTACGCCCAGGGGGCCAGGCTCGCCAGCGACATCAGCCGGGTGAAGTTGCCCACCAGCCGGGCCCGCAGCGGCACTCCCTTTTGGTGATACTGCTGCTGGGTAAACTCGGCCTTCATCCGGGCCATATCCACGCTGCTGGGGCACTCGGCCTTACAGGCTTTGCACGACAGGCAGAGGTCGAGTACTTCCTTAACTTCCTCAAAATCATGTGCCGACGGTTGCTGGGTGTCGGTGTAAAAATGCCGCAACATGTTGGCGCGGGCCCGTGTGGTGTCGCGCTCGCGCCGGGTAGCCATGTAGCTGGGGCACATAGTACCGCCCGAAAGGTGCGTTTTGCGGCAATCGCCCGAACCGGAGCATTTTTCAGCCAGCTCGAGTAGGCCCCCATCGCGCGAGAAATCAAACACTGTAGCGGGCTGCGGCACAACCCGGTCGGCCTCGTACCGCAGAAAGGCGTTCATCGGGGGCGTATCGACTACTTTGCCGGGGTTAAAAATACCCGCTGGGTCCCACAGGTTTTTGAGGGCGCGACAGAGTTCATAATTGGCCTCGCCGAGCATAAACGGAATAAACTCACCCCGGAGCCGCCCATCGCCGTGTTCGCCCGAAAGGGCTCCGCCGTACTTTTTGACTAATGCGGCCGTATCGGCCAATAACGCCCGGAATTTGGCCTGCCCTTCGCTCGAT
It includes:
- a CDS encoding FAD-binding and (Fe-S)-binding domain-containing protein; translated protein: MFFIAPNLPFAQLRESFEGDLYFDASPEHTAQRKLYATDASVYQEMPIAVALPKSVEDLKRLVRFAREHSQPGAPVGLIPRAAGTSLAGQVVGSGIVVDISKYFGQILELNPTERWVRVRPGVIRDDLNKFLKPHGLLFGPETSTASRAMVGGMIGNNSCGLHSIIWGTTRDHLLEVRSILSDGTEVTFGTLTRAQYEAKCRGENVASPLEQKLYQQFKTWLSDPVIIQNIKDGYPKPTVKRRNTGYAVDELVPFFEPSAPATATFNFANLIAGSEGTLCLITEARLNLLPVPPSDVALVCGHFTTLRQSLEANLVALEHHCAASELVDDYILQLTKTNIEQTKNRAFVEPHPVEGDPKAVLMVEFFADALQSARSRAEAFVADLRARNMGYAYPILEGDETLKPWALRKAGLSIMYNIPGDDKPANVIEDCAVDPVDLPDYIDELDRMALEKHGLTLEYSAHAGAGELHVLPLINLKSSEGQAKFRALLADTAALVKKYGGALSGEHGDGRLRGEFIPFMLGEANYELCRALKNLWDPAGIFNPGKVVDTPPMNAFLRYEADRVVPQPATVFDFSRDGGLLELAEKCSGSGDCRKTHLSGGTMCPSYMATRRERDTTRARANMLRHFYTDTQQPSAHDFEEVKEVLDLCLSCKACKAECPSSVDMARMKAEFTQQQYHQKGVPLRARLVGNFTRLMSLASLAPWAYNAIYDRPALRRLANRLVGFHPDRTMPRLAGQTVKKWSQSERQKTDAGNPSILLYIDEFTDFNDVEVGQKAVKLLERLGYTVQIPKTAESGRTYLSKGLVDDARKLAIRNVTLLRDSVSEQTPLVGLEPSAILTFRDEYPDLVPSELKADAQRIAQHTYLFEEWLAREADAKRVRPEQFRTDTRMVKIHGHCHQKALSSLVPVRKILSLPKNYSTQLIPSGCCGMAGSFGYEAEHFELSMQIGELVLFPAVRASADDVLIAAPGTSCRHQIKDGTGRKAQHPAEILYDALA